CCCACCATTTCTAAGCGCAGCGATGACAAAAAGAATTTTCACTTCACACCTCCAAGCTTTAAAAGCTCCAGCCATTTTTTATAAATTTGCTCCACACTAAACTCATCAAGCCTAGCTCTTGCGTTTTTAGCAAATTCGCCCATTTTTGCCTCATCTTGCAGCAAATTTGCAAGCTTTTTACTCATCTGATCAGCGTCATTTATCTCACAAAGTAAGCCATCAAAACCATCTTTTATAAGCTCTTTTGCCCCGCTAGTTCTTGTCGCAACCCGCACGCAGTCATAGTTTATCGCCTCTATCAAGGTGTTTCCAAGACCCTCGAAATTTGAGCAAGAGAGCAGCACCTTTGCCCTTTTATAAAGCGAGGCGATGTCGCTTACATTGCCTAAAAACTCTACATCAGCGCCCAAGCTTTTGGCTAAATTTTCTAAATTTAGCCTCTCGCCGCCATCTCCAGCCACGGCAAATTTATAGCCGCTTTGCTTTAAGCTTGCAGCCACTCTTACAAACATTTCGCAGTTTTTTATCTTATTTAGCCTGCCAACAAAGATGACTAAATTTTCTTTATCAAAGCTCTCACTGCGCACCTCTTCAAAGAGTGGGTTGTAAATTTTCATCACATTTTTGCAAAATTTAGAGTAGTAGCCTAGATCCTCGTCGCTTAAGACGCTAAGTGCATTTGCAAATGGATAACTTATGCGTCTTAGCACCTTAAAAATGGCTCTTTTTGGCGCGAGATAGTTTGTGTGCTCACTTATGATTATAGGCGTTTTTAGCCCAGCTGAGCTAAAGAGCACCAAGGTATTTACGGCGTCTAAAAAGGATATCACAGCGTCAAATTTGCCCTCTCGTATGAGCGCTCTTAAAGCAAGCACCTTTGAAACTCTCTTTTTTAAATTTCCAACAAAGCCAAGCTCATCAGCACCAACACCTAAATTTATGAGTTTCACGCCACTTGCTAGCTCGTAAAATGGCTCGTCCTTGTCAAATTTAACAAGGCTTACCTCGTGATCCACGCTAAATCTTGAAGCGATCACCGCACAAACTCGCTCTGCACCGCCACTTCTAAGCGTTGATGTGACAAATAATATCCTCATACGCCAAGCCTTTGTTTTATCTTCACTCTAAGCTTTGAGAGTGCCGGTAAAATGCCACTTGGAAGCGGGCTAAGCAGTAAGAAAATAAACGCTTCTTTACTAAATTTGATGCTAAGACTTTTAAAGATACACCTTAGCATAAGGCCATATTCGCCTGCTATTTTGGCATAGTAAGCGGCATTTTTATACTGCATAGCTAGAAATTTTGGCTCGTTTTTTATAGCGATGTCGTAGTGTAAATTTGCTGTTTTGATGTAAGCGTTTGCAACGCTCAACGCGTGTTTGCCAGCATTTAGCGTCGCACTATCGCTTCTTGCGATACGGTAGATGTAAAGTGACTTTTTAAGATAAAAGACATTTTTTTCAAAAAAGCGGATATAAAGCTCATTTTCGCCGCCAAAACTGCTCTCATCAAACCTAAAGCCGTCTATAAATTCACGCGAAAAAAGCTTAAAATACTCGCCATTTATCCGCCCGCAGTGATAATCAACCTTACTCATCGCCCCACTCTTGCTATATGGGCTTCTACCAGCCACGACCTCGGTCATCACGCCATCTTTCTCGCAGATCGCGTCTGCAAAAACGCACGAATACTCGCCACTTTTTAAAATTTCATAGCACTGGGCAATCGCCTCTGGTAAAAGCTCATCGTCATCATCTAGCAAGCAGACAAACTCGCCTGTTGCGTTGTCAAAGCCGTTATTTTTATTGCCATTTGGGCTCTTTTTGTGAGCGCTGTTTTTTACAAATTTGATCCTTGCGTCGTTAAAACTCTTGCAAATTTCACTCGCACTCTCGTCATCGCCGTCGTCAGTTACAACTATTTCTAAATTTTTATAGCTTTGAGCTAGAGCGCTTCTTATGGCCTTTTTTAAAAGCTCTGGACGCTTATAGGTCGCAGTTACGATGCTGATTAATGGCTCGCCCATTTAGCCCCTTTTAAAAATTCTCTCATAGCCTTGAAGCTTTTCAAGTCGTGAGAAAAGTATAAATTTAAATGTTTTTATGTATGCCTTTAAATTTGCGCTGTATCCTCTCTCAAGGCGCTCGCCCTCGATATTTGAGCCACTAAGATCAGTTGGATGCGCAAAAAGATCGCAAAAATACATCTGCATATCATTAACGCCTAGCAAATAGTCCCAAACATCGGTCGTGCAAAGCGCACGTTTATGAATTTCAAGCAAATTTTTAGCACTTTTTTTAGTTAGCACATAAGCCCCTGCTCTATAAATGCTTGAAAATGAGTGCTTTGAGACCTGCCAAAGTGGCTTACTTAGGCTAGCATCCACCTTTTTGCCAAAGGCGCTAAACCTGCCCTCTAGCCCATCTTGCATGCCGCATATCAGCACGCTATTTTCTGGTATCTTGCTAGCTGCTAAAAAGGCCTCTTTTATGGCATTATCATCTCCGATCACGTCATCTTCAAAGATGAGAGCAAATTTCGCCTCACTTGCTAAAAACGCCTCATAAGCCTTCACGTGCGAGAGCGAACAGCCAACCTCTGCTGGGCTTAAAACCTTGCCGTAAGCTTTAAATGATGGCGAAATGATCTTATAGTACTCCTTTGCGTTTAGCTCCCTGCCATCAACTGCGTCTATTAGCTTAAAGCTATCATAAGAGCCAAATTTCTGCTGCAAAAGCTCGCGCCTTTTGGTATCTTTTGCCAAAGAGATCAGATAAATTTCATTCATTTAAGACCTTTTAAATTTTTTTAAAATTTTACGCCAAACTATGCCTCGCTCGAAGGCATTAAAAAACAAAAAATATCCCAAAGCATAAGCTGCGCTGGCGTATATCGCAGCAAAGATAGCAAATTTTAGCCAGTTATCTAGGCTCACAAAGTCCTTGCAGGCAAACATCGCAAGCACACAAAGCGCAAAAACGGCTAAATTTTTAAAATAAACCCCGTAAAATGTGGTGAGCTTCACCTCTAAATTTAAGGCGGCATTTATGAGGTCAAAGCCGAGAATTCTTATGCTATAAAAAATGGCTGCGACGATGACGATGCCATAAACGCCGTAGTCACTAAATTTAAGCAGTGCGATCTGCGCTATGATCGTGCTAACGCCAAGGATGGTGTTGGCAATGGCTGGTCGGCGAAGCTTGTTTGTCGCGCTATCAAGGTTAAAAAGCGAAAAAACAAAGCTTATAAAGACGATCGGCACTAGCGTGATCATCGAGACGTTGTAGATAAATTTAACCTCGTCCGCACTTTTAAAAGGCAACCAAAGCGTGTAAAAATCAAGCCCAAAAACGACGAAAAATGCAGCCGGAGCGCTCATCACAAAGGCGATCACCTTCATTGAAAATTTAGCCTCTTTTATGAGGTCCGTGATCAAATTTTTAGAGTAAAGCTCGACAAATTTTGGCGCAAAGATACCGCTAAGCTGCGCTACAAAGCTCTCAAGTATGATAGGAGCAGCCTTGGCGACTGAAAGAAGGCCAGTGGCGTTTGCATTTACGAAAATGTTGCAGATAAAAAGATCCATGCCTGTTAAAAGTATGCGGTTTAGCGCATTAAAGCTGTTCCAAATGCCAGAGCTTAAAAGCTCTTTTATCTTAGAAAAATCAAATTTACTAAGGCTAAATTTTAGCTCTGGCGTGATACGAGCTGACATAAAAATGGTGCTAAAAAAGACAAAAAGGCTAGCGATTAGCGCTGAAATGGCGATGTATGAAATGAACGGCTTAAAAAAGAAAAAGAGCGCCACGATGAGGCTCGCTAGGACCATGCTTGAGATGGCGTTTCTGATGGAGAGTAGGTAGAGCTTGTTTGTCACAAAAGCACAAACCGTCAAAACGCCGTTAAATAGCCCGACGCAGAAATTTATAAAGTAAAAAACAAGGGTCATTCTCACGTCAAAGAGTAAATTTTCAGGAACGTTTAAAAAGCTTTGCAAATTTAGTATAAAAATGGAGCTAAGCACCACGACAACGGCGCAAAAGAAGATATTTACAACAAGCACTGATGAGTAGTATGTATTTGCAAGGATTAGATCTTTTTTGTGCCACGCATGAGCGACAAAGCGCCCACTTACCGAGTTTATAGCTACGCTTACGACTGCTGCGTAGCTAACGATGGCATTGCTAAGACCCACAAAGCCAAATGCCTCGTTGCCAAGGCTTTTTAAGATAAATGGCGTAAGAAAGAAATTTATGCCCATTGATACGACAAAAACGACGATAGAGCTTATTAGATTGATTAGCATTAGACTTTTAACCTATAAATTTTTACACCACTTGAGATGATAAATGGCTCAAAGTATCGCTCATCAGCTCGCTCAAATATAAAAAGCTGCACAAGGGCTGAATTTAAGGCATTTTCATCAACTAAAACCACGCGCGCATAGTCCTCCAAAAATAAAACAGAGATTTTTGCCTTTTCGTCGATAGTTTTCTCGTCTATTTGTAGCTCTTTGCCAGAGCCTTTTATCTTATAAAAGGACTTTACCGCTACTTTTTCGCCATTTTGAGTGATAAATTTTGGCTCTTTTAGCGGCAAGATATAGCCATTTCCAAGGTCTATGCCAGCCTCGCTAACGCTATTTATAGGGCTAATGTAGTAAAAAAACTCCTCTTTTGGCTGCTCACCGCTCATAACGTCGATGTAGCTATATCTAAAGATGTTTGGAGCGATATCTATCATATCTGGCACAAGATAGTAAAAAACCTCTTTTTTTGCCGCTGGCAGAGTAAAATTTGCGCTTTCAAGCTGGCTTAAAAAGAGGTTTAGGTCGCTTGTGTTGTGATCTTTTAAAATTTCTTCTAGTGCTCTACTCTTTTTCTCAAACGATATGTCGCTATACTCGCTCACTACTCTAGCTAGCTTGGCTGAGGTTGCCTCGTCTTTTCTTAATGCAAGGCTAACAAAATAGCCATTCTCGCCGCCTTGCCTACCAGGATCATTTAGCGTCTTAACATCAGCAAAGTATCTTACCGCATATCCATAATCCCACCATGAAAGCACGTAGTCATCGCGCTTAGCAGCCTTTTTTAACTGATCAAGTGCCATTGCCTCATCGTGCGTGATCAAAGTATGCGGTCTATAAGAGTAAGCGATCTCTAAATTTGGGGCAAGCGCAGCTGCTGCAAAGATAAAAAAGGATAAATTTTTAAGAGAATTTCTAAGGTCAAATAAATTTAAAAAAAAGTGTAAGAAATACCCAAAACCAAGTGCAACAAGTGGCGTTATATACATAGCAAATCTAACTCCACCAAATAGCGATAAAGCGCCAAGTCCAAGCAGTGGCAAGCTAAGTAAAAATGGGCGAAATTTAAAACAAAGCACCAGATAGCCAATCGCTGCAGTTAGCAAAATAAGGATGTTTCCAGCCATGAAATAGACAAAATATAAAAGGCTAGCGCTTTTTACCTCGTCAATTAGCGTGTATTCGCTTATAAAGTGAAATTTACTTGCAACCTCTGAGCTGCTTTTTAAAACGTAACTGCCAATCTTTGAGATGATAAGATCAAAGCCGCCAAAATAGATAAAAATAGCTAGCATAATAGTTAGAAAAATGCTTAAATTTCTAGGTGAAAGTAGTTTTTTATATTTGCAAAAAATGGCATAAAATGAAGCAATAACCGCTAAATTTAAAATCAAAATTTTATTTGCAATGAGCGGATCTTTTGAAAAAACATTAAAACTAACGATGCTTATAAACATAAAAAATATCGCTTGGTAGTTTTCTATCCTGCTTCGTATAAAAGCAAGCGTGTAGATAAAAAAGACAAAAATAATGCTTAAAATAAGAGCATAAGAGCTTTGATACCACCAAAGATAAAGCGATACAAAAAGCCCTGGCAAAACGATAAATTTTAGTTCATTTGCATTTAAAAGTCTGATCAAAAGATAGATGATGAAAAGCGCAAATGTGACATTTAGCATATCGCTATCAAAGTAACCAAGCGACGTTCTTACAAGATAGCCTGGCAAGATAACGCTCATAAATGCCGCCACAGCCCCAGCTTTTAGAGCTTTAAACTCATTTGATATCAAGATAACTGGAAGTGCGATAAGGGGTGCTAAAAGCGCACTCATATAAAACATCACGCTTTCGATCTTGAAAAGTAAAATTTTGCAAATATAAAAAACTATGGTTGAGATTGGGTGATTAAAGGGGCTAGAGTCATTTTGCTGATGAAAGCCAGCAAGCATATCTCTAGCGCCCTCTGCGTAATAGTATGCGTCATTTGTCGTAAGCATAAATTCGCCGTTAAAGTAAAACTCTGGCATATCCTTTGCCCACAATACCCAAAGCATCCTAGCTGCAAATCCAAACAGATAAGCAGCTAGAAAGATAAGTAAAATTTTACAATTTACGCTTACTTTGTGCACTAAATTCCTTACAGCCTAGCGTCAGCCTCTGGGTAGATATTTTTTATATCATAAACCAAGTGGCCTTTTAGGTTGAGCTTTTTAAATTCATTGTGAGCTACGGCGATCACGATGCAGTCGTAGTCGTCTAGGTTATACTCTTTTACTAGATCAAAGCCGTACTCATGTTTTACCTCAGCGCTATCAGCCCAAGGATCAGTCACATCGACCTTGCAACCAAAGTCTTTTAGCTCATCAACCACGTCTATAACGCGAGAGTTTCTTATATCTGGGCAGTTTTCTTTAAATGTCATACCAAGAACAAGTACGCGCGCTTTGTTGATAAGCACACCCTTTCTTATCATTAGTTTTATAACTTGATCGGCTGCATATCTGCCCATATCATCGTTGATACGGCGACCTGCTAAGATCATTTCAGGGTTATAGCCTACCTCTTGAGCTTTGTGAGTTAGATAGTATGGATCTACGCCGATGCAGTGACCGCCAACTAGACCTGGGCGGAAATTTAAGAAATTCCACTTCGTACCTGCAGCCTCAAGCACGTCTATGGTGTTGATGTGAAGCTTTTCAAAGAGCATCGCAAGCTCGTTTATAAAGGCAATGTTGATGTCGCGTTGGGTGTTTTCGATGACCTTTGCAGCCTCTGCTACTTTGATGCTTGAAGCTTTGTGAGTGCCAGCTGTGATGATCGAGCGATAAATTTCATCGACCTTGTCAGCGATCTCTGGAGTTGAGCCACTTGTGATCTTTTTGATCTTTGTAACAGTGTGCTCTTTATCGCCTGGGTTTATGCGCTCTGGAGAGTAGCCGCAGAAGAAGTCTTTGTTAAATTTAAGCCCACTCTTTTCAAGAAGTGGCACGCAAATTTCTTCTGTAACGCCTGGATAAACGGTGCTTTCATATACAACGATGTCGCCTTTTTTAAGCACTTTTGCCACGCTCTCGGTTGCCTTTACCACTGGAGTTAGATCAGGGCGTTTGTTCTTATCTATCGGAGTTGGGACGGTTACGATGAAGAAATTGCAACTTCTGATGTCATCTAAATTTAGGCTAAATTTCATGCCATTATCGATCGCTTTTTTCATCTGCTCATTGCTAAGCTCAAGCGTTCTGTCATAACCACTTTTAAGCTCTTCTATACGTTTTGCATTTACGTCAAAGCCGACTACTTCGTACTTTTCACTAAAAGCTGCTGCTAGTGGAAGTCCCACATATCCAAGTCCTACTACTGCTATTTTCATTTCTCTTTCCTTTTTAAAATTTTTGGTTTTATTGTTTTTAAACGTTCATAAATTCTTATCTCTGCGCCCACGCCTTGCGGAGTTACGATCTTAATGGGGCTAATGCCAGGCAAAATTTGGGTAAATTCATAATAAATTTGCCTCTTTTTATTTTTGCCATTGCAAGGCTTAAGCGGTTCATCATCTGCGCTAAATTCATAATAAACCCCGCTTTTATCCTCTTTTTTATCTAAATGTCCGCCCTCTAGCATAGCAAATTCACAATCCGTTTGCACCTCTTTAAAAAATGCAACTTCATATTTAAAATAATCATTCGGCATCTTTGAGACGGGCAGCTCAAAGACCTGCTCTTGCGTCTTGGCTTCACTTTTGCCTGCCGCTTCGCTAGCTAAGAGAGTAAAAGGCAGCAAGCAAGCTACAAGAAAAGATAAAATTTGCCTCACGCTTTGACGCCTATTTGAAAATACTTAAAGCCATGCTCGGCTAAAGCTTTAGCGTTATACTGGTTGCGTCCGTCAAATATGACAGCATTTTTTAGCCTCTCTTTGATCTCCATAAAATCAGGCGATCTAAACTCACTCCACTCCGTCACAAGCACCATAGCATCGGCGCCATTAAGAGCGTCATATTTATTTTTAGCATATTTCACATCTAAATTTGGCATATATTTTTTCGCTTCTTCGCTTGCTTTTGGATCGTAAGCGACCACTTTTGCGCCAGCCTCGTCTAAAAGCTTTATCAAAGTTAGCGAGCTAGCCTCTCTCATATCATCGGTATTTGGCTTAAACGCAAGTCCCCAAAGTGCGATCGTCTTGCTCTTTAGATCGCCGCCAAAGAAGTTATAAATTTTATCAAAAAGAACTCTTTTTTGAGCCTTATTTCTTGACTCGACCGCGTTTAAAAGCTCTGGCTCAAAGCCATTTTGCCTAGCTGTGTAGATGAGTGCCTCGACGTCTTTTGGAAAGCAGCTACCGCCGTATCCGCAGCCTGGGTAGATGAAGCTATATCCGATCCTTGAGTCGCTGCCGATACCTTTTCTTACTAAATTTACATCAGCTCCAACGCGTTCGCAGATATTTGCTATCTCGTTTATAAAGCTTATTTTGGTTGCCAGCATCGAATTTGCAGCGTATTTTGTCATCTCAGCTGATTTTACGTCCATACAAATGAGCCTGTCGTGATTTTTCATAAATGGCTCATAAAGCTCTCTCATCACGCTAAAGCCCCACTCGCTGCTAGCTCCGATAACTACGCGGTCTGGCTTTAAAAAGTCCTCAACTGCCGCGCCCTCTTTTAAAAACTCTGGGTTTGAGACGACTTCAAATTTAACCTTTGCATTTCTCTTTTTAAGCTCAGCCTCGATCACCTCATGCACCTTAGCTCCAGTGCCCACTGGAACGGTTGATTTATCGACTACGATTAGCGGTTTGCTTAAATTTTCTCCGATCGATTTCGCAACCGAGAGGACATATTTTAAATCCGCCTGTCCATCGGCGCCCATAGGTGTGCCAACAGCGATAAATAGCACATCTGCATGCTCTAGTGCCTCGGTTATCTGCGTGCTAAATTTAAGCGAGCCATTTTTATAGCAGTCACTCACGATATCAGCAAGCCCTGGCTCATATATAGGCACGACGCCGTTTTTTAGCGCTTCGATCTTTTTGCTATCAACATCGACGCAGATCACGCTGTTGCCCATCTTAGCAAAGCATGCACCACTCACTAGTCCAACATATCCGGTTCCAATTACTGCTATTTTCATGCTTATCCTTAAATTCTCTTTTCCCACTCAAGGGCGGTTTTTATGATGAGCGCTAGATCGTCTCTTTTTGGCTTCCAACTTGTTAACGAGCGTAGTTTGCTTGCATTTGAGATAAGGATAGCTGGGTCGCCGTCCCTTCTTGGCGCATTTAGCACTTTAAAATTTACTCCACTTACTTTTTTTGCGGTCTCGATGACCTCTTTTACGCTAAATCCCCTGCCATATCCCACGTTAAAAGTTTCGCTACCATTTTGACTGATGTATTCAAGTGCGCTTATGTGGGCGTCCGCTAGGTCGCTAACGTGGATATAGTCTCTAACGCATGTGCCATCCTTTGTCGCGTAGTCATCACCAAAGATACCCATGCTCTCACGCTTGCCAAGTGCTGTTTGCACGGCTACTTTGATAAGGTGCGTGGCGTTTGGATAGTTTTGACCGATAAGCCCCTCCTCGTCTGCACCTGCTACGTTAAAATAGCGCAAAATCGCAAATTTGAAATTTTCATTTGAAGCGGCGTAGTCTTTGATGATTTGCTCGCTCATTAGCTTGCTTCTGCCGTATGGATTTATCGGATTTGTAGGCGTTGTTTCGCTAACCTCCGCCACATCTGGCTCGCCATAAACTGCAGCAGTTGAGCTAAATATAAATTTATTTACATTGTAAGTTTTTGCGTATCTTAGCACCCTTGCGACGTTTGCAGTGTTGTTTAGATAGTATTTTAGCGGTTCGCTCATACTCTCAAAGACCTCGATAAACGCTGCAAAATGGATGATCGCATCAAATTTGCCATTTGCAAAAATTTCGCTTAGATCATCCTCTAAATTTGCATTTATAAATTTGAAATTTCCTATCTTTTGGAGTGCCTCAAGTGCTTTTTGTGAGCCCTTGCAGAGATTGTCGATGATGGTTATCTCATCTTTGCCTTGCTTTAAAAGTGCTTTTACTACGTGGCTGCCGATATATCCAGCTCCACCTGTTACTAAAATTTTCAAGTTTAAGCCTTTCATTAAAAGTGTGTAATTTTATCAAAAATAGAGTAAAGCAAAAGTAAAGCAAGGTTAGTTTTTAAAATTTACCTAAAAGCTGCAAAATAGATCTTTGCCTTTATAAATTTAAAATAGACTTACAATCTATTTTAAATTTAATCTTTATAATCCTTCATCTACAAAAAAGGATAAAAATGAATGTCTCGATCTTAAATTTACTGCCGATAAAGCAAGGCGGTGATGCAAAAGCTGCCATAGATGCAGCCGTTAGACTAGCTATTTTTGCCGAGGATATCGGCATGAAGCGCTACTGGGTTGCCGAGCATCACAATATGAGAAATTTAGCAAGTTCAGCCACGCAGCTCATCATCGCGCACATCTTAGAGCACACAAAAAGCCTGCGCGTGGGCTCTGGCGGCGTGATGCTACCAAACCACAGCCCCTACTCTATCGCAGAGCAGTATGCCACTCTTGAGACGTTATTTCCTAACCGCGTCGATCTTGGGCTAGGCAGAGCTCCAGGGACTGATCAAGAGACAGCTGCGGTACTTAGACGAGGTGCTAGAGAGATAGAATTTGACATGCAGATAAACGAGCTAATGGACTATTTTGACGCCAAAAGAGCCGTAAAAGCCTATCCAAAAATTGAAAAATTTCCGCCCATCTACATACTTGGCTCAAGCATATATAGCGCATACGTGGCGGCTGAGTTTGGCCTGCCTTACGCCTTTGCGTCGCACTTTGCACCACGTTCGCTAGAAAAAGCAGTAGAAATTTATCGTCAGAATTTCAAGCCCTCTTCGTTTCTTTCTGCCCCTTATGTCATCGCAGGAGCAAATGTGATAATAGCTCAAAGTGACGAGCTAGCAAAGAGTTTGGCAACTACGCAAACGCAGTTTTTCTTAAACGTAGTAACTGGCGAAAAAGAGTATTTGCAGCCACCAAAAAAGGACAACGACGAGGTCTTTGCTGCTTCTTACAAAACAGGCAGCAAGGCTCCACATTTTGGGCCGATCGACTTTAGGCAAATAGAACTAAAAAATAGAGAGAGAATCGTCACCGAAGAGATGATGGCGTGCTCTTTCATAGGCTCAAAACAAAGCGTTAAAGAGCAAATTTTAGAGTTTCAAAATAGACTGGCAGTCGATGAGATCATGGCTCAAAGTTTCATTTTTGATGAGGAGGCGCAGTTTGACTCTTTTAGGGCTTTAAAAGAGATCGCGGATGAAATTTAATCCTCTCTAACCCTTAAAAATATAGGAAATCTTGGCTTGCCATTATAAGTTAAATTTTGAAATTTATATGTGATGATAGAGCCTATCTTTGGGGGATTTGTGCGCTGCTCGTCGCCTAGTCCTGAGCCTATTTTAAAGATAGTGCCCTCTTTTGGCTCGCCAGCTTTTTCTTCGCCATGCTTGCCACCAAGCGCCCTGCAAGTGAGCGAGCCAGCAAGATTTGCGTATTTGCCGCTGCCTTTATTTATTGAGACCACCTCGCACTCAGCATCTTTAAATTTCTTAAATTTGAGCGCATTTTTGCTTCGTTTTCGCTCGTAGGGCGCATTTGGCTCACGCACGACTGCTCCCTCGCCGCCTCTTGCGATAATGTCCTTTGTAAATTTTAAAAACTGGGCGTTATCGCGCATTTTTATCTGTTTTATGATGGTTAAATTTTGATTTGGCTCATTTTTTAGAAATTTAGCCAAAACTTCAAGCCTATCAAGCAAGCCACCACTTGCCTCTGGCACGTCAAAAATGTGAAATTTAAGCCTGCTCCATGCCTTTTCATCTGGCAGCTTATCCATCACGGTAGCTTGAATTTCTTCA
Above is a window of Campylobacter concisus DNA encoding:
- a CDS encoding LLM class flavin-dependent oxidoreductase, with the protein product MNVSILNLLPIKQGGDAKAAIDAAVRLAIFAEDIGMKRYWVAEHHNMRNLASSATQLIIAHILEHTKSLRVGSGGVMLPNHSPYSIAEQYATLETLFPNRVDLGLGRAPGTDQETAAVLRRGAREIEFDMQINELMDYFDAKRAVKAYPKIEKFPPIYILGSSIYSAYVAAEFGLPYAFASHFAPRSLEKAVEIYRQNFKPSSFLSAPYVIAGANVIIAQSDELAKSLATTQTQFFLNVVTGEKEYLQPPKKDNDEVFAASYKTGSKAPHFGPIDFRQIELKNRERIVTEEMMACSFIGSKQSVKEQILEFQNRLAVDEIMAQSFIFDEEAQFDSFRALKEIADEI
- a CDS encoding DNA ligase, which encodes MKFLALFLAFCLSFAFGAGQGKLELLRLSEFKDQNVSGWLASEKLDGVRAYWDGEILLSRQGKRLNAPLSFTKNFPKFALDGELYAKELKFEEIQATVMDKLPDEKAWSRLKFHIFDVPEASGGLLDRLEVLAKFLKNEPNQNLTIIKQIKMRDNAQFLKFTKDIIARGGEGAVVREPNAPYERKRSKNALKFKKFKDAECEVVSINKGSGKYANLAGSLTCRALGGKHGEEKAGEPKEGTIFKIGSGLGDEQRTNPPKIGSIITYKFQNLTYNGKPRFPIFLRVRED
- the galE gene encoding UDP-glucose 4-epimerase GalE; the protein is MKILVTGGAGYIGSHVVKALLKQGKDEITIIDNLCKGSQKALEALQKIGNFKFINANLEDDLSEIFANGKFDAIIHFAAFIEVFESMSEPLKYYLNNTANVARVLRYAKTYNVNKFIFSSTAAVYGEPDVAEVSETTPTNPINPYGRSKLMSEQIIKDYAASNENFKFAILRYFNVAGADEEGLIGQNYPNATHLIKVAVQTALGKRESMGIFGDDYATKDGTCVRDYIHVSDLADAHISALEYISQNGSETFNVGYGRGFSVKEVIETAKKVSGVNFKVLNAPRRDGDPAILISNASKLRSLTSWKPKRDDLALIIKTALEWEKRI